Below is a genomic region from Rhododendron vialii isolate Sample 1 chromosome 5a, ASM3025357v1.
attaaaacTGCAgagaccaagttgacacaaacacttaactacaatgACCATTtagattttttcccctttttttttttaaaataatcgTCGTAGCAGATTCACTGTGCTAATGTGGGGTCCAATCGTGTCTatctaaaattttttaaaatgacaccTAAACTTTAGACCTAATGTCTCATAAATACTTGAACttcactttatttcaattagCCACACCTGTTCTTTACAAAACCCCAAATTGAGGCATCTGGCCTTATGTTTCGGgaaaatgctacacacacaaccaacCCAGCACAACCAACCCACACAACTGCTGATGTCAGCGTGACTTAAGcataaaacgacgtcgttttatacaaaagaaaaaaacccagtTCCCTTTCCTCTTCTCCTGCCTCCACTTTCACGCTCAAAAAAttcagagaagagagagaggggctccCACACCACCACCGGCAACGACGCTTCCTACCTCCACCGGCGACCATGCTTACCATCTCCACCAGCGACCACGCTTCtcacctcctccaccaccagaACCCAACCACGGCGCTACCCACCGCCGGCAACCGCCACCACCAGTCCGATGCTGTTAACCCCATCAcgaagttctctctctctgtgtgtctTCAGTGTGTATAGAATATGAATGGTAGCCTAGGTACCCACATGGAATTGCTTGCTTGCAAATCTTGTtcaacattttttcttttgtaagaTTCGATCAGACAAAATATAAACGAGTAACAGCTTAATTATGTGCTAATTGAACTGGGTTTGTCCATTGATCTCTCCTGTGTCTGTTTTGGGGAGTTGGAACAATTCGTCCCATAGCTGTTCGAGAAAATGCTTAAAAGAGATGTAGCATTATGCCGCCGAAACCAAAACGTAAGTAAATTTTTTCTGAAGAGAAGGCCCCTCTCTGTCGCCTTGAAGCTTGGGGAGTGCGCCGGGATTGGGTCAGTCGAggagcccctctctctctctcttctcttctgttCTCTCTGATTTTGAATTTCTGATTGTGAAGGTGGAGAGAAAGGGCAAAGGGGTGCGCTGTTCAGGAccggggggttttttttaaaaaaaaaaaaattaaacaatgtCGTTTTGTGCTTAAGTTACGCTGACGTCAGCGGTTGTGTGGGTTGGTTGTGCTGGgttggttgtgtgtgtagcattttcCTATGTTCCGTCTATTGTGTGATAGAAATTGCTGATGTGGCGTTTTTCTCCTGTTTAGTGGCACTTTGGCACATAAGGATAGTCACAAAAATTGTAGAGAATCAAAACTCCTCATCCCccaccctctccctctccctctcctcgtCTCCCTCCTCCACCCCTGTCTCTCTCCAACCCAAATTCCCGAAGGCAGGCAAACAAGAAAATCTACACAAGTTAAAATTACCAGAATTCCTAAAGAAAGCGTTAAAAGATCTACCATCCCaatttttctatgatgccctaatgtggtattggggcatcatgcccccatTTAATCTGGGCCTTTAGATTAGGTTTGGGATgaatctcagccgttggatgaAAACCACTCCCAAAAAGTATGGTggttttgtccattttttcagaaaaaaacgTTATTATACTTACCATGAACACTGGCTCTACTTACCACAATTTATGCTGACACTTACCACAAAATATTGTATACTTACCACAACAACAGACTACACTTTAACGTTTTTGCCCTTTTTCTCTCTAACTTGTTCTCTAGGTAGCCGGTTTTTGGcgggaaaataattttttttggcggAAAAATGTACCTTTttgcaagaatttttttaattattaaaaattTATAAGTTCACATCACTTTTTGTCATATTCaccctttttttcattttcttaattatttgtGTAATAGACTATCAAATATTGGGTGAAaatatgaatttaatttaataatatttaatttgtaaacaaattttttataacaaactttgaaaactaaatatttaagccaaaaaattacCTTGATTTTAGATTCATCTTGTTAATATATttcattaaattatttttaattgaaaaatattttacatatattaTTGAGAAAACATTATTcatttgttgttttgaataactTACAATTAATATTGTTGATATATTCCattaaaattttactttgtgtatatatgtttcttataataaatttctaaaaataataaatataaaccatataattgtaataatctcctaattatatttaaataatttatttgaaatgaTATACGCAATCGTTTAACGTGATATTACAACAATTGATAGTTATAATTGATATTAGACTATTCAATTAGTGGTAAGGTGGCGATTAATCTCTACAATCTACTATAGTAGTCAGAATCATTTGACTGAGAACTTAATTAATTGATCATATTCAATAAGTGATGATATAGTGATGAGTGAGTATTAATATACTTGGCTAAAATAAATTGGTTAATGTAGGTTAATAGTGATCAATGTTATTAGTAGAAGTAGTAGTTAACAGTAGTCTTAGTTGCAATCAATAAGTGAATGATACAATTGGTAATGTAAGAGTAACCACTAACTATTGATCTATGATGACCCATTCAatacattatttagttttattaatCATTAAGGTATTATGTTTTAATTACAAGGTAATACAAATTAAGTAGAACTAACTAACATCAGATTTATTGTGGTAATTACCTTATTAACTACCCTCATTATGGTACATTAGTTATGTTACATAAATACGTACCAACCTATCATTAATGttatacttaccacaaaatcAGGCTATCTATACCACGCCATCTGGTTTTTGCTACCATCACAATATTCGGTTGTTTATGGTATATGTGTATATACCACAATTCTTACTAGTACTTACCTTATAAAAAGGATTCACTTACTTTCGAAAATGAATCACTTACTTTCGAACTTGTGCAATAAATGCTTACCTACCCCACATTAGTTCATTAAAGATACGAAATTCCTCCATACCTACCTTAAACTCCTCAAACTTATCTATTTGACTTTTCACTTTTTCACACATATTCCTTCTTGTCTCAAGAAATGAATATTGAAGAACCTCTTTAACTTTGAAGAACAATAAATTGGAGAATTTGACCAAGTAAGTTTATCCACATTCTGTAGTCTTTATTTAGTTGTGATTCTTAGATATTGAacataatttattatttttagcaAATGGTTAGTGATtatgtttttggtttgttgttgGTTTGTTAAGATAAAAATGACCATAATGTATATCAATTGATTACCACGATATGTGAAAATACTTACCACAAACTATGATCCTATTTGAGCAGATTTAGAATTATCTCCATAATATGTTGTGTTTTTTACCACTAGATATGAAAACACTTAGCACTGATTGTGGTCGTATTTTACCAGATTCAAAAAGATGGATGATagtttgaaagggaaaaatgtAGTGATAGACATTAGTGATGGCGCTAGTGATGATGACGGACATAGCGATGATGATAGATATGGTGATGATGATGGATATGGTGTTGATGACGGACTTGACGATTATCGGTTGGATGAATTAACGGAAGAAGATGTTTATGAAATGATATTCGATTCGGACGAGGATGGAGAAAGATTCTATAATGCATATGCCAAAGTGAAAGGCTTTAGTGTCCGAAAGGATAATATTCATAAGGACAATAAGGGTATTGTTACTTCAAGAAAGTGGGTTTGCTCAAAAGAAGGATATCGAGAAGCTAAATATATGGGAAGAGAAGATCGAAAAAATGGAGCACTTGAGAGAAATTCCCTCTTATCTGATCTCACAAAGGTGGACAAAAATGGCCAAGTCCTCCTCTCTTCATGGCCGCACACCCATGCCGGAATGGGTAACACAAACGACAAGGTATGGTGCATTGTCAACTGCATGTGTCGAAATGGCTTTTTATGCTTCACACTCAACCAATGCATATGATGAGGCAAGAGAAGGAATCGCAAGGTTATCATTCAAAATGAGAGAGCTGTATATGTTAGATGTTCAAAGCAAGCAAAAAGCAACGGGAGAAGAGAACAATGTTGAGGGGACATCTATGCATTTTGGTATTGGCGATCCCGTCATTATCAAGCGTAAAGGgagccaaaatttggcaaaagaCTTTATCCCAAAGGTAAGAAAATGTGGCCACTATAGACTACCTGGTCATTCGCAAACGAAATGCTCGAAATTAGTACCAAATAATATGGGGAACATCAACGAAAATGAATCAGATTCGAGCATAGTTCACCCACAATCATGCACTGGGCGAAACTCATCTACATATTACCCACAATCATTTACTGGGCGAGACTCATCTGCATATTATCCACAATCATTCACTGCCAATAGTTGTGAATCTAATGTCGAACCTAATTTGGTAAGTCTTTTATTATGTAGTCATTTAATAGACTAATATCCATTTGTCCATTCACTAATTATTATAACTAAACTATACAGGCTGCTGGATGGTCAACAAATCCAAATAGTGTTCAGGCCCAGATCCTAAGCAGCAACTTTGGAGGATGGTCAACAATTCCCGGCAACGGTTCTGAAGGGTAAATGTAATCGTatgtagtttgaaaatgtagtatgcagtttgaaaatgtaatcgTGACATTTGTTTCATGTAATGTCTTTCATTTGTAATTGTAAGAACATTCAGTATTCGTGAAAAGAATGCCCAGTTTTTAGTTATGAACACCCTGCATTTGTGGTAAGTAGGTTCTTTGTCATGATAAGTACCTTCAGTCACTATTTTTTCCTTCCGAAATTTGTGGTAAGAATGTCCAGTTTTAGTTAAGTACATTCTGTATTCGTGGTAAATATATTCTTTGTCATGATAAGTACCTTCAGTCACTATTTTTTCCTTCCGAAATTTGTGGTAAGAATGTCCAATTTTAGTTAAGTACATTCTGTATTCGTGGTAAATATGTTCTTTGTCATGGTAAATACCTGTAGTcactattttttccttccaaaatctgTGGTAAGAATGTCCAGTTTTAGTTAAGTACATTCTGTATTCGTGGTAAGTATATTCTTTGTCATGGTAAGTACCTTCAGTtactattttttcctttcaaaatctGTGATAAGAATATCCAGTTTTAGTTAAGTACATCCTGTATTCGTGGTAAGTATGTTCTTTGTCATGATAAGCACCTCCAGATTTATGACATGGCCACTAAGATGGTAGGATATCCCTTCATTCACAACAAGCAGGCATAAAATTTCTCAACAttcatcaaaacaaagaaagaccCCGATATCATTGAATACATATCATAAGTTTCTAGGTATTCCGAATGACAAAAGGCAGCCACAATTAGTACCAATCTACATGGTCAGTCAGTAACCATGTTAACTAACAAAAAGGCAGCTGCATGTTAACTATCAAAAAGTCATCAATCTACATGAGCCATAATATACAATATACATCGGAAAGGCAGCAGCCATGTTAACTAACAAAAAGGCAGATGCATTTACATCCAAAATATTACATGGTCAGCAGTAATATGGTCAGTTTTTCCTCCACAATATCATCAGTTTTTCTCTTTAGGGCTGGGATATTTCGTTTTAGCCTTctccataatcttttctttgacGTTGTTCCCTTCAAACATGATCAAGTCCAAAACTAAGCCAATCCTACCCTCTGCAAAACTGAACTTCAGCtacaattaagaaattaaaccaaaaattaGGAACAGGTGTTGAGTATATAAACCGGTAGAAATGACATTATATGTAAAATTAGTTAATTTGTTACCATAATCAATTCGTCTTCAATAAATTGctccaaattaaagtacttggCGGTGTGCACGCCATAATCACCAGCTTCTTAAATTGGAACCCATTTCAGTCTTTCAAATCGGAGCATACTATCAGAGTATCAGACTATCAATCTAAATGGATCCAAAACTGAACTGCAATTATTAGAGTATCAGTCTAAATGGATCCAAAACTAAACTACCTAGAAGGCCATTGCATCCCCAGTCAAAACCCCTACAGAATACGCCTCCCCATAATTCTTGGTGACCCATGCGAACTGACTTAAATCACCTATTTCTTCTAACAACAATGACACTTTACTGCAATAAATCAATAACACTCTTAAACCGTGCCCAACGAATTTTTcccattttgttttgcttatagAAGTAAAAAAAGGTAAAGAGTTCCTATTCAACACAACACCACCAAAAATCCCAATAAATACCCACCACGCAACACAAATGTTTGATGAGAATGCCCCAAAAGTTtctattttcacaaaaccctaaatcagccctgattttcacaaaaccctaaaatctTCCCCCATTTTCCCAAGCCAAGCAACCCATGTGAAACCCTAAATCTTCCCCATTTTCCCAAGCATGTTCggcccagagagagagagggggaggggtcGGAACCCacactgtgtgtgtgttttggcgagagagagggagagggcaGGTACCTCGAGTGATGCTGTGGAAGAGCGTCCGGGAATGCTGTGGAGGAGTTGGTGTGGAGGGACTGCTATGGCGGAGGacaggaggaggagagagtCATGGCCATGTCCAGCTCTCAGTACAGTGGGCGTGAGAagagaagatagagagagagagagagagagagagagagtgagtgagaggaGTTTAACCGGCTTAAAAGGTTAAGAGgaaagagagggagatggaTCAAGGGCTGAGATTGAATCAGAAGATCCaacggtttaaaaaaaaagtgaggcaTGATGCCCCAAAACCGGATTGGGGCATGGGAGCCGGAGCCTCTACCATCCAAATCCCTTCCAATAAACACCTACACCAACAGCACTGACTCAACACTTTCAAATCTCATCCATTTACCAACCTAACAACCCAACTTGGTAACCTCCAAAACTTTCAAGATTACAACCTCAAATCCTTCTTTTGCCTCTAAATCGCAAATGACGAGGTTTCTCGCATTGTTGCATCCATTGAGGCTGAAGTTCAAGCTTGGGTTGATCAAGAAAGTATAACAAATCTTGTACAAGTTTGGGTATGGCTTCTTTCTCCTTTGTTACGTTGAACTTTTGAAGCATTTTGGATATGACTTTTTTTTCCACTAAGAAATACAATTTGTACGTAGAAAAGTACGTAAATGGGGAATTACGGAGTAGGTGAATTTTTCTAGGATTTGGAGTTAATTTGATAGGAAATTTGAAGCTTTTAATCACGATTTGGGTTGTGGAAAAGGtggatttttttcctttgtttttgagGGAAAATTTGATGGGAACTGAGGGATTTGGGTAAATTTTGTTccactttttttcaaaatttttggttTGGGATTGTTTATGTGGATTGTTGTTGGGGTGATTTGGTGGTGGAGAGTATATTCGATCTAAGCAGGAAGAAGTCGAAACAGAACCTCAAAGAAGGGTTTGCAATTTTCCAACTCCCATGGAAAAGCTGCTGATTTGGGTGGGCGAAAGAGGGAGTGGGGGAGAGGAAGCAGGAGGGAGAGacgtgggagagagagagagagagaggaggggctTTGATTCGGTGTGTTGCAAAGACTGATTGTCATGTGCCAATGGGGGTACTTGACAGAAAAAAAACCACGTCATCACGTTTCTCCACAAAACAGATGGAATATAACGGCAGGTGTTAAAATTAGAGGGTTTAAAGCACAGGTGCctaattgaaataaaatgaagttCAGGTGCTTATGGGACATTGAGTCCaaagttcaggtgtcattttgaaattttttcaaaaaatttctgtGCTGAGCAATTTTTCGGGTGTCAAAATTCAACAGTCGAAAAATTCCTCGGCATACAAGCACAGACATTTTCGGCACAAAAGATGTTGCCTCAGCTAATGTTTTGGTGAATCTTTATGTATCTATGGTGTCGTTCACTACTATTTatctcgacaattaatggtGTCATTCACTACTATTTATCTCGACAATTAATGATCTAGATTGTAGAAAGAAAGTATCCTACAAGTAAGATACTCATCTTACGCATGATTAATGATTTGCTAACTTATCTTGTTGTATGATGTTTTTAACAAATCTAGAtcattgaaaatatttttgaacgaaTGAGTCCtaatttcaagaaaaagaaaagaaaaaaactcgcGCTTTTTTACACTTTTATACTCTCTGCTTGGCTATCTACCCACCAAAGCCACCCTGTATGTTGGAGGTGATACCGTGATTAAGTGCCTAATCAATGGTGGCTCCAGATATTTTGAGAAGGGTGTTCAGAAATCTCTACCACCTCGAGAAATCATAATTATATATGAAACACAAATTCATCGATTAATATCtacaatgccaaaaaaaaacttcaaagtATACAGGATATTACAATTGCCCTTGACGagatttcatattttgaaaccgTTACATAATAGCTTCATTACCAATGGTATCAAATACATCGCGCTCAATATAAGTAACCAAACAATCATTCATCCACTTATCTCTCATTCGATTGCGCAGATTCCTCTTCATGTAGTTTATTGCTAAAAAACTTCTTCAATTGTTGAAGTGGCAACAGAAAGAGTTAACACCAATGTCACAAGCAAATAAACCAATCCATATATGACGTACTTAGCTGTCTCTACTAATTTTGCAGAAAGATCACCGATCTCTCTGAGCTCTGaaattttttcatcaaatctCACATACACAACGAATTTTGAAGTTGAATGTCCAATGTAACTAAATACACCTCAGAAAAGTCTAACGGGTGGAGTTTCGCAAGACTTTTGGATGTTCAAATATGTTTGGGTAGGGTATTCAACTATTTTTGGGTACAGTATTCAAgaagggaaaaattaaaaaattattaaaatttcacatgtattttaatttttttttcttttcggaGCGTTCGAGCGATTGCTCTTGCTAAAGGGTGGAGCCACCACTGTGCCTAATAGAAAGCCCACAGAATATTGGTTGGACCAAATATCCAACGGGGTGGCTTTGAGTTAAAGTGCCTAATAGAATAACAAATTAACGGATTATGTTTTTAGTCAATTAGGTTTAATATGCAATACAGTTGAATCACTCAAATTTAAATGTGTAATAATTGTTACATTATTGATTGGTATTGCCAAAAAGAGAGGAATTAacagaaaaatcgaaaaagatAGATTTCAAACATCTAGAGAGGTTTTTCTAGGGGTGGCATTAAAGCCACGACCAATTTTTAAATTGCCACgacaaatatgtttttttttttttaatgcaggGTGTTTTGGGATTACTTGCACGCAGTGGCAGACCCAGGATTTGTCTCACGTGGGGGCACATTATACTAATAACCTTAAGCAAAAATCGAAATTAAGCGCAAAGGCACAAACTATGGAAAATTGAATTATAAATTTCATTGATTaggtaaaaaccaagtaaaGAAATGAAGGCCTAATTTTTCCAAACATTCAAGATATATATTATGAatcttaaaagaaaagaataaaaagtccTGAATTATGTAGCCCCAAATTAAAagtcattttaataaaatgttacttttgccgtgTAGCCTCAAATTTAATTGATGATTGGTGAGGAAAACAGTGAAATGACGGGCGACGACCACAGAGGTGAGTGACCGACAACGACAAAGTAAATCAAGTGTCGAGCGAGTTCTCCTCGTCGAGTTTTCTGTGTGGGTTTCTCGTTCTCCCACtcatttttacataaaaaataaactataaattaaaaaaaagggggggaaggggtgggggcacgtgaccccacgtgccaCTTACTCGGTCCGTCCCTATTTACACGCATCTCGAACTAATTCATACAGTCCCTTCCATGCGACAAATATGTTCTTAGGTCATTTCTACCCTTAAGGTTGATACTTTATCTTGCTCTTGctagcttctctctctaactagtcGGTGTCTCCCTTTGTCATTCATATAAACCCAACCGCTAGGGGAGCTATCCCTTACTCATAAGCATAACTTCATAAACTACtttaaaataccaaaaaaaaaaaaaaaaagagcgttGAAATGCAAAATACTCTGGCATGCCCAAAACATGTTGGGCAAAataagagggagagagagttgtCTGGGTTAGGGGATTCGATAGCAGAGGGTTTGAGGTGAGAGTGTAACTAACAGGcggaaaaaattggcttatttttgttttcattaaaaaaaaaaaggatttcgatcataattttttaccttttagattcctattgtcatgacgaagtaataatccTCAAAAGGTCGACGAAAAACttacaaatgcgaaaaaaatttgaataaagaccaaaaaatgagTCACTCAGCTTATATTGCCAAACTAGGCCAGAGTTTTCAAGGGAGTTTTCTTTTGAAGGCCAAGACAATTACTTAACAAGTAGACTTGAGCGTAGCTTTGGGATTAGACTATTGTCCTTTGGGACTTCTACGATCACTAAGATGACTGGCTTTTAGTTCGGCAATCGAGTTGCAGGCCTGCTCCAGCAAGGGTGTCAAGAGTAGTGGTGTCCTTTTGGCATGTACTTGCGTCTAGCTTGTGTTAGTTTTGGTTCAATCCTATTTTGTGATGTaatctgtattgccttcgggcttCTCCATTGTGT
It encodes:
- the LOC131326593 gene encoding uncharacterized protein LOC131326593 codes for the protein MDDSLKGKNVVIDISDGASDDDGHSDDDRYGDDDGYGVDDGLDDYRLDELTEEDVYEMIFDSDEDGERFYNAYAKVKGFSAAGWSTNPNSVQAQILSSNFGGWSTIPGNGSEG